The following proteins are co-located in the Cupriavidus pauculus genome:
- a CDS encoding Hint domain-containing protein: protein MAIDLMQYNGVEIQAGNYAYLFSPPVDNGDGTWTLPAQSNDYSADIPREMAGGIERGPITLTITDAGNGTYNFSIDTTYLNGPMAGPQHYLQMTGVRVVATSADAIVLVNNFGEYILLTTDDMYVNEENGLGYMPANTVLDNAGQPAFEPPAPCFAAGTRLATVGGTIAVEALKEGDVVLTAAGQAREVRWIGHSHVNCARHPRPWEVLPIRIKAHAFADGRPARDLVVSPGHAIYVEGVLIPAGFLLNGATIVQESVQTVDYYHVELDAHDVLLAEDLPCESYLDDGNRNAFANAGQHAALHGRLDPQSWENACAPCVMAGPQLVEVRHMLLDRAIALGYRRETDADLHLTVEGARMQALHGHGQRQWFVVPAGTGEVALASRSGVLAQLFADAQDGRELGVCISEVRVNGQPLPLDGDAFAQGFYPLETQGATPWRWTNGNARLALLASDAPAMIEITTVMQMVSWQAPALHVARMAA, encoded by the coding sequence GTGGCGATCGATTTGATGCAGTACAACGGTGTCGAGATTCAGGCGGGAAACTACGCCTACCTGTTCAGCCCGCCCGTTGACAACGGCGACGGGACATGGACCTTGCCGGCCCAGAGCAATGACTACAGCGCCGACATTCCGCGCGAGATGGCCGGTGGCATCGAGCGGGGGCCCATCACGCTCACCATTACTGACGCGGGGAACGGAACCTACAACTTTAGCATCGATACCACCTATCTGAACGGCCCCATGGCCGGGCCGCAACACTACCTGCAGATGACCGGCGTTCGGGTGGTGGCGACCAGCGCCGATGCCATCGTGCTCGTCAACAACTTTGGCGAGTACATCCTGCTGACGACCGATGACATGTACGTCAATGAGGAAAACGGGCTGGGTTACATGCCGGCCAACACCGTGCTGGACAATGCAGGCCAGCCGGCTTTCGAGCCGCCTGCTCCCTGCTTTGCGGCGGGCACCCGGCTTGCGACGGTAGGTGGCACGATTGCAGTCGAAGCGCTGAAGGAAGGAGACGTCGTGCTGACGGCTGCCGGGCAGGCGCGCGAAGTACGGTGGATCGGCCACAGCCACGTGAACTGCGCCCGTCACCCGCGCCCCTGGGAAGTCCTGCCGATCCGCATCAAGGCGCATGCGTTTGCCGACGGCCGCCCGGCGCGTGACCTGGTCGTGTCGCCCGGCCATGCGATCTATGTCGAAGGCGTGCTGATCCCGGCGGGCTTCCTGCTCAACGGCGCCACCATCGTGCAGGAAAGCGTGCAGACGGTGGACTACTACCACGTCGAACTCGATGCCCACGACGTGCTGCTGGCCGAAGACCTGCCGTGCGAAAGCTACCTCGATGACGGCAACCGCAACGCCTTTGCCAATGCCGGCCAGCACGCCGCGCTGCACGGCCGCCTGGATCCGCAAAGCTGGGAGAACGCCTGCGCCCCGTGCGTGATGGCGGGCCCGCAACTGGTGGAGGTGCGCCACATGCTGCTGGACCGCGCCATCGCGCTTGGCTACCGGCGCGAGACCGATGCGGACCTGCACCTGACGGTGGAAGGCGCCCGCATGCAGGCACTGCACGGCCACGGCCAGCGCCAGTGGTTCGTCGTCCCGGCCGGCACCGGCGAGGTGGCGCTGGCCTCGCGCAGCGGCGTGCTGGCACAGTTGTTCGCCGACGCGCAGGACGGGCGCGAGCTGGGCGTGTGCATCAGCGAGGTACGTGTGAACGGCCAACCGCTGCCGCTGGACGGCGATGCGTTCGCGCAGGGGTTCTATCCGCTGGAGACGCAGGGCGCCACGCCGTGGCGCTGGACGAACGGCAACGCCCGGCTGGCGCTGCTGGCCAGCGATGCACCGGCCATGATCGAGATCACTACCGTCATGCAGATGGTGTCGTGGCAGGCGCCGGCGCTGCATGTCGCGCGCATGGCCGCCTGA